One Fusobacterium russii ATCC 25533 genomic region harbors:
- a CDS encoding AAA domain-containing protein codes for MENKEKAISLFKYIMELYAQKYPVVTDINKQEWIKFISNIHGDKENINLNYMDRLNEEIVEESSDKIVLLEVKKPEFEKIPVLPKSLEDWVYDGWDDFKQELKRIEKKPEDIEETEENSKEFEKFEDKKSRVEAFKKFELERSEWQERQKIIEATRKLFNDLYLKYIDLERDSEVIELMIGQGILEAEMPNEKKVYHPILLKKVAMEFDALNNIIKIVDTDSEPEIYTMLLQGINFINHSVIKGLKEELLENFYHPLDRNETAKFLKTLVHSLDSKSKYVEDINEKIKTDDRLVIYNNPVFFIRKRTSGVVKAIEEIIGQIEETGKVAGPLLNLIGENVPQYNEMKEGQDISESLSNISGEDRKILLSKEANREQLEIARRIEDYNAVLVQGPPGTGKTHTIANLMGHFLAQGKNILVTSHTKKALSVVKEKLSPELQHLCVSVLDDNSKDMEKSIDGITEYISSHSRIELEKNIEELENKREEIIAELSNARKEIFSIKYKEFESITFENENFNPSQAAKFVYENRETLSYIPGKVSLGKAFPVSESDLILLYKTNELISVDEEQELGTSIPNPNLLISPEEFEVLAKDEAKVLDRNKEILNNLSDKNVKIDYVNKAIKIKEKNLCQKYEEEALKNLKTYLEETKIKDNKNDEWSIYAVLDGKKGGGFKAIWLSLAQKIEDTYKYSGENVINLIGKIIQGNIEKTNNNLQSLREMKEHLLKGKKINSFSLFKPKEWIKIYEEVRVNGNTIETVADCESVIAFLELAMKRDEISRLWYELIEKKGGLSFKSFGEEPEQHLMEYVSKIKNCVNWYDEIYPKVQNLIELASLDSQSIIENKKIPSSLDEINEIVKNIYFYLPSYLDILLNMNSKLANLTDKYEQSKASFTEEQIKISNLCKNLMNSLIERDTEKYREGYEKLLNLYSKNNYISERYRILSAIKNVAPEWADLIKNRIGIHGETEPPKNIIDAWKWKQFSAIIDEITAMPFEELQYTSLKLSKELRKTTGKLVENLAWLQLFNRIEEDITQKQALQGWKLTVKKIGKGTGKTAPALRKEAKKLMAKCQKAVPAWVMPVNKALESLDPKTNKFDIVIIDEASQSDISALAILYLAKKIIIVGDDEQVSPSAVGLDVDKMTNLSNMFIKGIIPNAHLYDMKSSLYDIAKTTFPSLMLREHFRCVPDIIGYSNRLSYEYKIKALRDDSSVPVKPATISYYLEDGVRNDKQKVNEKEAKSIVALMLACMDFEEYKDMSFGAISLLGDEQANKINLLATEKIKPIDFAKRKILCGNASHFQGDERDIIFISLVDNNEGESPLRITGEGIGKAMKQRYNVAASRAKNQLWIVHSLDITKDLKIGDMRKDLIEYVMNPSNFKEPALKKQIKIDSELETAIANHLIAEGYDVVQDWKVGSYRIDMVVKYENKKIAIECDGDLYNNGKEGIKADMERQAVLERLGWRFIRIRGSEYYSNPEETLKRVLRELSENDIKRKNSTENINKTKLLERLIERAKEILKSWEEEIKE; via the coding sequence ATGGAAAATAAAGAAAAAGCTATCAGCCTTTTTAAATACATAATGGAATTATATGCACAAAAATATCCGGTTGTAACTGATATAAATAAACAGGAATGGATAAAATTTATTTCCAATATTCACGGAGATAAAGAGAATATAAATTTGAACTATATGGATAGACTTAATGAGGAAATAGTGGAAGAAAGTTCTGATAAGATTGTGTTATTGGAAGTTAAAAAACCTGAGTTTGAAAAAATTCCTGTATTACCAAAATCTTTAGAAGATTGGGTATATGATGGTTGGGATGATTTTAAGCAAGAATTAAAAAGAATTGAAAAAAAGCCGGAAGATATTGAAGAAACAGAAGAAAATTCAAAGGAATTTGAAAAATTTGAAGATAAAAAAAGCAGAGTGGAAGCTTTTAAAAAATTTGAACTTGAGAGAAGTGAGTGGCAGGAAAGACAGAAAATAATTGAGGCTACAAGAAAACTTTTTAATGATTTATATTTAAAATATATTGATTTGGAGCGTGATTCGGAAGTTATAGAACTTATGATTGGACAAGGAATTCTGGAAGCGGAAATGCCAAATGAAAAAAAAGTATATCATCCAATTTTACTAAAAAAAGTAGCTATGGAATTTGATGCTTTAAATAATATAATTAAAATAGTTGATACGGACTCAGAACCTGAAATTTATACTATGTTATTACAGGGAATAAATTTTATAAATCACTCAGTTATTAAAGGTTTAAAAGAAGAACTTTTAGAAAATTTTTATCATCCTCTGGATAGAAATGAAACAGCAAAGTTTTTAAAAACTTTGGTTCATAGCCTGGATTCAAAAAGTAAATATGTAGAAGATATAAACGAAAAAATAAAAACAGATGACAGACTTGTCATCTATAATAATCCTGTTTTTTTTATAAGAAAGAGAACAAGTGGAGTTGTTAAAGCAATAGAAGAAATAATAGGTCAAATTGAAGAAACTGGTAAAGTGGCAGGACCACTTCTGAATTTAATTGGAGAAAATGTTCCTCAATATAATGAAATGAAGGAAGGTCAAGATATAAGTGAGAGTTTATCAAACATTAGTGGGGAAGATAGAAAAATATTACTTTCCAAGGAGGCAAACAGAGAACAGTTAGAGATAGCAAGAAGAATTGAAGATTACAATGCTGTTCTAGTACAAGGACCTCCAGGAACTGGTAAAACACATACAATAGCAAATTTGATGGGTCATTTTTTAGCACAGGGTAAAAATATATTGGTAACAAGCCATACAAAGAAAGCTTTATCAGTTGTAAAAGAAAAACTTAGTCCGGAACTTCAACATCTATGTGTTTCTGTTTTGGATGACAATAGCAAGGATATGGAAAAATCTATTGACGGAATTACAGAATATATTTCTTCACATTCAAGAATAGAGTTAGAAAAAAATATAGAAGAATTGGAAAATAAAAGGGAGGAAATTATAGCTGAGCTTTCAAATGCCAGAAAAGAAATTTTCTCAATAAAATATAAAGAATTTGAAAGCATTACTTTTGAAAATGAGAATTTTAATCCTTCACAAGCTGCAAAATTTGTGTATGAGAATAGAGAAACATTATCTTATATTCCTGGAAAAGTTTCTTTAGGTAAGGCTTTTCCTGTATCAGAAAGTGATTTAATTTTACTGTATAAAACAAACGAACTTATAAGTGTGGATGAAGAGCAGGAGCTGGGAACTTCGATTCCAAATCCCAATTTACTTATAAGTCCTGAAGAATTTGAAGTTTTAGCAAAAGATGAAGCTAAGGTTTTGGACAGGAATAAGGAAATTTTAAATAATTTAAGTGATAAAAATGTAAAAATTGACTATGTAAATAAGGCAATAAAAATAAAAGAGAAAAATTTATGTCAAAAATATGAGGAAGAAGCACTTAAAAATTTAAAAACTTATTTGGAAGAAACAAAAATAAAGGATAATAAAAATGATGAATGGTCTATTTATGCAGTTTTAGATGGAAAGAAAGGTGGAGGTTTTAAAGCCATCTGGCTTTCGCTTGCTCAAAAGATAGAAGATACATATAAGTATTCAGGGGAAAATGTAATAAATTTAATAGGTAAAATTATTCAAGGAAATATTGAAAAAACAAACAACAACCTTCAAAGTCTTAGAGAAATGAAAGAACATTTATTAAAAGGGAAGAAAATCAATTCTTTTTCTTTATTTAAGCCAAAGGAATGGATAAAAATTTATGAGGAAGTGAGAGTTAACGGAAATACCATTGAAACAGTTGCAGATTGTGAAAGTGTAATCGCCTTTCTTGAACTTGCTATGAAACGTGATGAAATTTCCAGATTATGGTATGAACTTATTGAGAAAAAAGGAGGCTTAAGCTTTAAAAGTTTTGGAGAAGAGCCTGAGCAACACTTAATGGAATATGTTTCTAAAATAAAAAACTGTGTAAATTGGTATGATGAGATTTATCCTAAAGTACAAAATCTGATAGAACTAGCTAGTTTAGATAGCCAAAGTATAATAGAAAATAAAAAAATTCCATCTTCTCTTGACGAAATAAATGAGATAGTTAAAAATATATACTTCTATTTGCCAAGTTATCTGGATATTTTATTGAATATGAATTCTAAACTGGCTAATCTTACAGATAAATATGAGCAAAGTAAAGCCTCTTTTACAGAAGAGCAGATTAAAATATCAAATTTATGTAAAAACCTAATGAACAGCTTAATTGAGAGAGATACTGAGAAATACAGAGAAGGCTATGAAAAACTTTTAAATCTATACTCAAAAAATAATTATATAAGTGAAAGATACAGAATCCTATCTGCTATAAAAAATGTTGCACCTGAATGGGCAGATTTAATAAAAAATCGTATAGGAATTCATGGAGAAACAGAGCCACCAAAAAATATAATTGATGCATGGAAGTGGAAACAATTTTCAGCTATTATAGACGAAATAACTGCTATGCCATTTGAAGAATTACAATATACTTCTCTGAAACTTTCTAAAGAGCTTAGGAAAACTACGGGAAAACTTGTTGAAAATTTAGCCTGGTTGCAATTATTTAACCGTATAGAAGAAGATATTACACAAAAACAAGCATTACAGGGTTGGAAATTGACAGTAAAGAAAATTGGGAAAGGAACGGGGAAAACAGCTCCAGCACTTAGAAAAGAAGCTAAGAAATTAATGGCAAAATGTCAAAAAGCAGTTCCAGCTTGGGTAATGCCTGTAAATAAAGCATTGGAAAGCCTAGATCCGAAAACTAATAAATTTGATATAGTTATCATTGATGAGGCAAGTCAATCTGATATTTCAGCACTTGCTATTCTATATCTTGCTAAAAAAATAATTATAGTTGGAGATGATGAGCAGGTCAGTCCATCAGCAGTCGGTTTGGATGTAGATAAAATGACAAATTTATCAAATATGTTTATCAAAGGAATTATTCCAAATGCACATCTTTATGATATGAAATCTTCTCTATATGATATAGCTAAAACTACTTTCCCTTCACTTATGCTAAGAGAGCATTTTAGGTGTGTTCCGGATATTATAGGCTATAGTAATAGATTATCTTATGAATATAAAATTAAAGCTTTGAGAGATGATAGCTCAGTTCCTGTTAAACCTGCAACAATTTCTTATTACTTAGAAGATGGAGTGAGGAATGACAAGCAGAAGGTAAATGAAAAGGAAGCAAAATCAATAGTTGCTCTTATGTTAGCCTGTATGGACTTTGAAGAGTATAAGGATATGAGCTTTGGTGCTATATCACTTTTAGGTGATGAACAAGCTAATAAAATAAATTTATTGGCAACAGAAAAAATAAAACCCATAGATTTTGCAAAAAGAAAAATTCTATGTGGAAATGCCTCTCACTTTCAAGGTGATGAAAGAGATATAATTTTTATTTCACTTGTAGATAATAATGAGGGAGAAAGTCCACTTAGAATAACCGGTGAAGGTATAGGAAAAGCAATGAAACAAAGATATAATGTTGCTGCAAGCCGTGCTAAAAATCAACTATGGATAGTTCACTCTTTGGACATTACTAAGGATTTAAAAATAGGTGATATGAGAAAAGACTTAATTGAATATGTTATGAATCCTTCAAATTTCAAAGAACCGGCATTAAAAAAACAAATAAAAATTGACTCGGAACTTGAAACAGCTATAGCTAATCACTTAATTGCAGAAGGATATGATGTTGTTCAAGATTGGAAAGTAGGCTCTTATAGGATAGATATGGTAGTCAAGTATGAAAATAAAAAAATAGCCATAGAATGCGATGGTGACTTATATAACAATGGAAAAGAAGGAATTAAGGCAGATATGGAAAGACAGGCAGTTTTAGAAAGACTTGGATGGAGATTTATAAGAATTCGCGGCAGTGAATACTATAGCAATCCTGAAGAAACTTTAAAAAGAGTATTAAGAGAACTTTCAGAAAATGATATAAAAAGAAAAAATAGTACAGAAAATATAAATAAGACTAAACTTTTGGAAAGACTTATAGAAAGAGCAAAAGAAATTTTAAAAAGCTGGGAAGAAGAAATTAAGGAGTAA